CATCGAGGAAGGCAAGCGACAGTGATGACTTGCTGTCGGAGTACATATTGACGTTCTCTGCATTGACTCCATTGTCACGAAGAAAGTCAACAACGTAGCTGCCTATGCGGTCGTTGCCGGCTTCACTGATGAAAGTGGTGTTCACACCTGACCGCCCCAACGAGATGATGGCATTGAAAGCCGAACCTCCAGGCACTGCACTGACGGGTTTGTTGTCCTTGAAAATGATGTCGAGTGTGGTTTCTCCAATTCCTATTACCTTACGCATGCTGATTTCTGAATTTTGATTTTAGCTGCAAATATACGCGAAATCACTGGCAAATGCAAATTTTTAAGTAACTTTGCATGCATGAAAATCTATAACACAGCAACGCTTTCCAATGGGCTTCGCATCATTCATCAATCGTCTGATTCGAACGTGGTTTATTGCGGATATGAACTGAATGTGGGCACACGCAACGAGGAACCAGGGCAGGAAGGCATGGCGCATTTCTGCGAACATGTGACGTTCAAGGGCACGAAACGGCGTAGGTCGTGGCATGTCAGCAATGCTCTTGAGAGCGTAGGTGGCGATCTTAATGCCTTCACCAACAAGGAAGACACCGTCTATTATGCGGCTATTTTGAAAGAACATACGGCTCGGGCAATCGACCTGTTGACAGACATTGTGTTTCATAGCGTCTATCCACAGCATGAAATTGACAAGGAAGTGGAAGTAATTTGCGATGAAATCGAGAGTTATAACGACTCGCCTGCCGAACTCATTTATGACGAATTTGAGAATATTCTCTTTGCCGGTCATCCCTTAGGACATAATATTTTGGGTACAACAGAACGTGTGCGCAGCTTCCGGACTGCCGATGCACAGCGTTTCACACAGCAGTTCTATCGTCCCGAAAACAGTGTTTTCTTCATTTATGGAGATGTAGATTTCAAACGGATTGTGCGGCTTTTAGAACGTGCCATGAGCGATTTCATGCCGTCAAAGCCTATCATTGAACCTGCACTAAATCAGCCCTTACCTCCGAATATCCCCGATTTCATCGAGAAAAATCACGGCACACATCAGGCTCATGTCATGATAGGGAACCGTGGATATGACATTCATGACGAACGAAGAGTAAGCCTTTATCTGCTTAACAACATTCTTGGTGGGCCTGGAATGAATGCCCGTCTTAACCTCTCTCTGCGTGAGCGGCATGGCTTAGTCTATGTGGTTGAGAGTTCAATGGTAAGCTATGGCGACACAGGAGTATGGGCAACTTACTTCGGTTGCGACCCGAAAGATGTCAGGAAATGCCTGCGCTTAGTGCGTAAAGAGCTTGACCGCGTCATCCAACACCCCCTCTCTGAAGCGCAACTTCGTGCTGCCAAGAAGCAGATTAAGGGACAGATTGGCGTGGCATGTGACAATCGGGAGAACTTCGCTCTCGATTTCGGTAAGAGCTTTCTGCATTATGGTTGGGAGCGCGATATTACTTCCTTGTTCCGTCATATCGATGAAATCACAGCTGAAAGCCTGCAGCAAGTGGCCGTAGAAATCATGAGTGAAGACCGTTTGACCACTTTAGTGATTGACTGATTTGAGCGGTGTAGTTCTGCATTTCCCTTGTTTTGAATATATTTTACAAATGCTTTCGCACAGCTTGCGTATTCAAAAATAACTTTCCTTCGGGTGGAAATACGCGAGTTTTGAGAATGTTTTGTAATGTTATGAGCATCAAGATGTTACCTCTCTTGATTGAAATTCATGTGCTTTTTGACGTCAATGTATGTCGTCATTTGCATCAAATGGCTGTGTAATCCGCGTCAAGAGGCGTGGTAACTCCATTCACTTTACACGATAAAATGATGCAGATTGTGGCGTAAAGTGGCTGAAATGGCAAACTAAAGGGATAGAAATGGGGGCATCGAAGCCATAAAATGGCTTTGCACAAGCATGGAAATGGACTTTTCATTTCTATTTGGTCAACTTTTGAAGTGTGGATTTTTAGGATATAAAATTTACAATATTGGGAATAAAGAGCGGTATGATTTCGGCATTTCCTGTGGTTTCTGATGAGGTTACTCCTATTCCTGTGGAGTTTTGTTCCTTAAGATATAAAGCATAACTTACAACGTATGAAATGGGTTGAAGTCCAAAATCGAGAGGGCCTGCGACTCATCTTTGAGTCCAGGCCCTCTGTCGTTAGTATGTTATGAAAAATTTGAGAGAAATGAAACTTCACAGTTTCGTTTGTTGTTTTAATTAAACATGATTTATAGAGAAAGCATAGAAATGTTCTATTTTAATATGGACTGAGTCGGCGTCTCGACAGCTTCGATACTGCTATGTTGAATGGTATCGATAACGGCGGAGTCGCCTAAGGCTACCGACTTGCCCTTATGTGTGACGGCATTCATATTACTGCTCGGCACCGTTGAGGCCGAATTGTCTGTCATGGAAACCTGCGCCGCATTGCCCAATGTGAGCATAATGGCCACGATAGCAGCTGCCTTGAACAGCGGTTTGAGCTTTTGTTGCAGCGTGATGATATGGGCTTTGACCGGCGTAGGTTCATTGATGAGAGACAAAATGCGCTCGTCGAAGTCATCACCCAGCACGTCTTTCCTTAGCTCGGCTGTCTGATAGTCGAACAGAGGCTTGTATCTGAGCAGTTCAGCCGGTATGTCCTTTTGGCTGAAAAAGGCTTTGAGAATTTGTTCTTCTTCAAGAGAAGTCGTGCCTTCCCAATAGCGCTCAAGTAGCTGTGTGATGTATTTATAATCCATAATCTTCTATTTCTTGGAACCTTTGTTTGACGGTCTGACGTGCTCTGTAGATATTGATTTTCACCTGTTCTTCGGTTATCCCGAGCACGTCAGCGATGTCTTTGTAGCTCTTTCCTTCGAAATCTCTGAGCTGCATGCAGCTTCGTTGTTTCTCCGGAAGACTGTCTACGATTTGCTTTACCACCTTGATACGGTCGCGATGGATAATCTCCTCGTAGGGATTATAGGCGCAGTCTGGTGCTGTTTTGTTGTCGAGAGAGTCGTTGTTGTTGCTGAGTTTCTTGACAGCATCAAGTGCTAAATTGCGGCAAATGGTGAGACTGAAAGCCTCGATGGACTCTATTTCGTTCCAAACTTCGCGTTTATTCCAGACTTTTATCAGTGTTTCCTGCACGATGTCTTCGGCTTCTGCGCTGTCAATTGTAATGCGTAGCGCAAGCCGGTAGAGTTTATTCTTCAGCGGCAATACATCGTTTCGAAAGCTGATATTCTTCATCTGCGCTCTATATTGTTGACGAATTGGAAGTTGATTTGTTACAGAACACTGTTAGTTTTAACCTTCATTAAGAAATATGTATGGGGACTATTCGGTGTAACTGGGCTTATAAACTATTCAAGATAGGTATATCCATAGAGTCCGGAACGGTAGTTGTTGAGGAATTCCTTGCCTTCTTCAAGCGATATTTTACCGAGTTTTACGCTCTTGGTAACCCATTGTTCGAGCTGACGTACAAGCTTTTTAGGGTTGTATTGCACGTAGTCGAGCACCTCTTCTACGGTTTCTCCGTCAAAGATTTGGTCGATATGATACTTCCCATCCCTGACAGATACGTGGGCAGCATTGGTATCTCCGAAAAGATTATGCATGTCGCCGAGAATCTCCTGATAGGCTCCTATGAGGAAAACACCAAGATAATAGGGTTCATTCTTCTTCAAGGGGTGGAGTGGGAGCACATGCCCCACGTGGCCATCTGTAACGAAATTGGCGATTTTCCCGTCGCTGTCGCAGGTGATGTCCTGTAGAGTAGCATTGCGTGTTGGTCGTTCTGTGAGTCGCTGTATAGGCATAATCGGGAACAACTGATCGATAGCCCAGCTGTCAGGAAGACTTTGGAAGAGAGAGAAGTTGCAGAAATATTTGTCGGCAAGTAGCTTATCTAAGCTTCTGAGTTCCTCCGGAATGTGTTTCATTGTCTTTACCAACGTGTTGATTTCATGGCATACACTCCAGTACATTGCCTCGATTTCAGCCCGCGTCTTCAAGTCAACGATGCCGTGAGAGAATAGCTCAAGTGCCTCTTCGCGTATCTGTTCGGCATCGTGCCAGTCCTCTAACATCGAACGAGAGTCAAGGTTATCCCAAATCTCGTAAAGGTCTTTGACGAGCTGGTGATCGCTTTCTTTGGGCTCAAATGCTTCATTCATTTCTGGAAGACTGGCTGCTTCGAGCACATCAATGACCAAAACGGAGTGGTGAGCTGCCAGACTTCGCCCACTTTCGGTAATGATATTCGGATGCTGGATATCGTTCTTATCAGCTGCATCTACAAACGTATAAACGCAGTCATTGACGTATTCCTGGATGGAATAGTTGACAGAACTCTCGCTGCTTGATGAGCGTGTGCCGTCGTAGTCGACGCCAAGTCCACCGCCACAATCAACAAAATCAATGTTATATCCCATTTTGTGGAGGTTCACATAGAACTGTGCGGCCTCGCGGAGTGCGGTCTGAATGCGGCGGATTTTCGTGATTTGGCTGCCGATATGGAAGTGGATGAGCCGCAGACAATCGTGCATTCCCATGGCATCGAGTTTCTCTAAAGCCTGCAACAACTCTGCACTGGTGAGGCCAAACTTAGAGGCATCACCCCCACTTTCAGCCCACTTGCCTGATCCCGAAGATGCCAATTTGATGCGAATGCCAAGGTTAGGCTTCACATTCAGCTTCTTGGCAGCGCGTGCAATGATGTCTAATTCATTGAGTTTCTCAACAACAATGAAGATGCGTTTACCCATTTTCTGGGCCAACAACGCCAGTTCAATGTAGCTTTCGTCCTTATATCCGTTGCAGATAATGAGCGAATCGCTTTTGCACTGCACGGCAATGACAGCGTGAAGCTCGGGCTTTGAACCGGCTTCAAGACCAAGATTGAATTTCTGTCCGTGGGAGATAATCTCCTCAACCACGGGTTGCATCTGGTTCACCTTAATGGGATAGATGATAAAGTTCTCGGCTTTGAAGTTGTATTCTGCCTTTGCTTTCTGGAAACAACTAAACGTTTTCTCTATCCGGTTGTCGAGAATATCAGGGAAACGGAGCAGTACCGGTGCCGTAACATCACGCAAGGCAAGCTCGTCCATGACGTCGCGCAGGTCGATTTGAGTGTTGTCTTTACAAGGCGTTACATAGACATCCCCATTCTCATTGATGCCAAAATAAGAGGTTCCCCAACCATTAATGTTATAGAGTTCCTTTGAATCGTCAATCGTCCACTTTTTCATTCTCTGTCAAAAAAACGTAATTTTAAGAGTCGTCTGTATCTTTTTGCTGTACTGTTAAAGGCACAGCATGTT
The nucleotide sequence above comes from Segatella oris. Encoded proteins:
- the speA gene encoding biosynthetic arginine decarboxylase, producing MKKWTIDDSKELYNINGWGTSYFGINENGDVYVTPCKDNTQIDLRDVMDELALRDVTAPVLLRFPDILDNRIEKTFSCFQKAKAEYNFKAENFIIYPIKVNQMQPVVEEIISHGQKFNLGLEAGSKPELHAVIAVQCKSDSLIICNGYKDESYIELALLAQKMGKRIFIVVEKLNELDIIARAAKKLNVKPNLGIRIKLASSGSGKWAESGGDASKFGLTSAELLQALEKLDAMGMHDCLRLIHFHIGSQITKIRRIQTALREAAQFYVNLHKMGYNIDFVDCGGGLGVDYDGTRSSSSESSVNYSIQEYVNDCVYTFVDAADKNDIQHPNIITESGRSLAAHHSVLVIDVLEAASLPEMNEAFEPKESDHQLVKDLYEIWDNLDSRSMLEDWHDAEQIREEALELFSHGIVDLKTRAEIEAMYWSVCHEINTLVKTMKHIPEELRSLDKLLADKYFCNFSLFQSLPDSWAIDQLFPIMPIQRLTERPTRNATLQDITCDSDGKIANFVTDGHVGHVLPLHPLKKNEPYYLGVFLIGAYQEILGDMHNLFGDTNAAHVSVRDGKYHIDQIFDGETVEEVLDYVQYNPKKLVRQLEQWVTKSVKLGKISLEEGKEFLNNYRSGLYGYTYLE
- a CDS encoding pyruvate ferredoxin oxidoreductase, whose amino-acid sequence is MDYKYITQLLERYWEGTTSLEEEQILKAFFSQKDIPAELLRYKPLFDYQTAELRKDVLGDDFDERILSLINEPTPVKAHIITLQQKLKPLFKAAAIVAIMLTLGNAAQVSMTDNSASTVPSSNMNAVTHKGKSVALGDSAVIDTIQHSSIEAVETPTQSILK
- a CDS encoding M16 family metallopeptidase translates to MKIYNTATLSNGLRIIHQSSDSNVVYCGYELNVGTRNEEPGQEGMAHFCEHVTFKGTKRRRSWHVSNALESVGGDLNAFTNKEDTVYYAAILKEHTARAIDLLTDIVFHSVYPQHEIDKEVEVICDEIESYNDSPAELIYDEFENILFAGHPLGHNILGTTERVRSFRTADAQRFTQQFYRPENSVFFIYGDVDFKRIVRLLERAMSDFMPSKPIIEPALNQPLPPNIPDFIEKNHGTHQAHVMIGNRGYDIHDERRVSLYLLNNILGGPGMNARLNLSLRERHGLVYVVESSMVSYGDTGVWATYFGCDPKDVRKCLRLVRKELDRVIQHPLSEAQLRAAKKQIKGQIGVACDNRENFALDFGKSFLHYGWERDITSLFRHIDEITAESLQQVAVEIMSEDRLTTLVID
- a CDS encoding RNA polymerase sigma factor, encoding MKNISFRNDVLPLKNKLYRLALRITIDSAEAEDIVQETLIKVWNKREVWNEIESIEAFSLTICRNLALDAVKKLSNNNDSLDNKTAPDCAYNPYEEIIHRDRIKVVKQIVDSLPEKQRSCMQLRDFEGKSYKDIADVLGITEEQVKINIYRARQTVKQRFQEIEDYGL